In the Arachis stenosperma cultivar V10309 chromosome 8, arast.V10309.gnm1.PFL2, whole genome shotgun sequence genome, CAAATGTCCAATAAGCCTATTATTACTCATGTTTGAAAGTGCCAACACAAGAGCATCAAAGTCCAAATTGACAACAAACACACGGCAAAGTGTTtggggaagaaaaagaagccatgtcccaatcaacaaatatggtacagtcttttattttttttgacaaTGCATGAGATGAGAATATATGCTAAGAGTCATATGTGAATGCTTTATTTAGGCATTGAATGACAACacttaaacaaaacaaaaccaAATTGACTGCAAATTATTATCATGTCCTAATATGATATACCAAACAACAAAGATGAGTCAGATTCTTAagccctttttttttcttgatttaaaagacatcatttaaaaaatttgaatgcAAATTTGCATGTATACATATCTAATGCATCCTTTGAAAATTGGCAAGTTGAAGTTACACCTCCATCTTCATCATAAGTTCTTTGGCTGATGGAGCAGAAACAACTATATTTCGCGCACCCGGCTTAATGAATCCTTCTTTAACACCATTGTCAAATAGTGCAAGCAAACAGTTATAGTAACCATCAACATTCAGTAGACCAACCTGTGAAGATATCAAgttaaaaatttgattaatataCTAAGGATTTTTTATACTATACAGTGGAAAACAATAGGCTAGCTGTgtacaaaaaataaagatagctCACCGGTTTTTTATGAatcccaagttgggcccaagttATCATTTCCAACAGCTCTTCCATGGTTCCATATCCTCCTAAGTAGTTAGTAAGATAATCCAAAACACCAAAAAAATAAAGCAAGTTTAAGCATATTTAAGAACACCTCTAGTAGCATTCACAAACAATAATACATATAACCAtcaattatttttcaaaagacTTATAGAGGTTAAGGTAACTAGCTACCAGGGAGAGCAACAAATGCATCAGCTTCTTGAGACATTGCAGCTTTACGCTCATGCATATCAGAAACAATTCTTACTTCACCCACTGTTTCACCTGATATCTGTCAAATTAACCAACAACAACTTACAAAGAAACTAACAATTATCACAACCCACCAAATTTCACCAGTCCTGCCACAAAGCAAGAAGAGAAATTCCTAAACTAAGTCTTTGGAAAAGGCTTAGCTTTAATAAATGGCAATCAAATAATCACCATAAAAATCCCAAGGAAATAAACAAGTATTAAAGTTGATTAAGTAAATGTATATGgacagaaaaataaaacaaataccTCAAGAGGCATTAGAGCTTTTGGAATGATCCTGTGTATGAGACAATGTGAGAACATATCAGTGAAACTACACAACTAAAGAAGCAATAGCAAACACTACAAAAGGAAGTTCTTTTAGGCATACCCTAGAACATGGCATCCTCCATCATACACCCTCTGAGATATTAAGCCCATTAATC is a window encoding:
- the LOC130944290 gene encoding cytokinin riboside 5'-monophosphate phosphoribohydrolase LOG8, with product MEEGYPTSKFKTVCVFCGSNSGNREVFSDAAIQLGNELVKRNIDLVYGGGSVGLMGLISQRVYDGGCHVLGIIPKALMPLEISGETVGEVRIVSDMHERKAAMSQEADAFVALPGGYGTMEELLEMITWAQLGIHKKPVGLLNVDGYYNCLLALFDNGVKEGFIKPGARNIVVSAPSAKELMMKMEQYTPSHEHVAPHESWEMKQLGNYPGQENSE